The following is a genomic window from Pseudomonas promysalinigenes.
GTAGATCAGAACCGCATCGACGCTGAACGGGTCGATCTTCCACTTCCACCACAGGCCCATGTCTTTGGTGCGGCCTACGCCGTACAGGGCATCGCGCTGCTTGAGCATCAGGCCCTCGACACCCAGAACACGGGACTGCTCCCGTTGTTGGGCCAGGTCGCTCCAATCGTTACCCTCAAGCAAGGGCGAAAGCAGCAACGGTGCCAGTGGCTGTTCCTGCACCAGACGCTCTAGCTGTTGACGCCGCTCGTGTTGCGGCCGGCTGCGCCAGTCTTCGCCTTGCCATTCCAACAGGTCATAGGCTTGCAGCACTACCGGAGCGTCGGCCAGTAGTTTCTTGCCCAAGGTTTTGCGGCCGATGCGTTGCTGCAGCACCGCGAAGGGTTGTACGGCCGGCACATCAGGGTCGCCAGCGGGCTTCCAGACCAGAATCTCGCCGTCCAGTACTGTGCCGTCAGGTAGGCTTTCAGCCAATGCATGCAGCTCGGGAAAGCGGTCGGTGACCAGCTCTTCGCCGCGTGACCAGATCCACAGCTGGCCCTCACGCTTGACCACCTGGGCACGTATGCCATCCCACTTCCATTCGATCTGCCATTCAGAGGGCGGGCCGAGCTGAGCCTGAAACTCCTCAGCCGGGGCTTGCAGCGGGTGAGCGAGAAAGAACGGATAAGGCTGGCCGCCGCGCTGGCTGTGTTCATCGGCGGATTCTTCAGCGACCAGCTTGTGGTAACTGGTGGCCGTCGGCCGATGGCTGATGTCGGTGTAGCCTACCATTCGTTGAGCGACGCGCTTGGCGTCCAGGCCTGCGAGTTGGGCCAGGGCGCGAGTGACCAGCAATTTGGAAACGCCTACGCGAAAACTGCCCGTGATCAGCTTCAGGCATAGCAT
Proteins encoded in this region:
- a CDS encoding ATP-dependent DNA ligase, with translation MKAFAELYLRLDATTSSNAKLEALRDYFASAPAEDAAWAVYFLAGGRPRQLVPTRTLRELATAMAGLPEWLFEESYQAVGDLAEAISLLLPDASQGSDEGLAYWVETHLLPLRGLPAEVIQQRLPPLWAQLDRPSLMLCLKLITGSFRVGVSKLLVTRALAQLAGLDAKRVAQRMVGYTDISHRPTATSYHKLVAEESADEHSQRGGQPYPFFLAHPLQAPAEEFQAQLGPPSEWQIEWKWDGIRAQVVKREGQLWIWSRGEELVTDRFPELHALAESLPDGTVLDGEILVWKPAGDPDVPAVQPFAVLQQRIGRKTLGKKLLADAPVVLQAYDLLEWQGEDWRSRPQHERRQQLERLVQEQPLAPLLLSPLLEGNDWSDLAQQREQSRVLGVEGLMLKQRDALYGVGRTKDMGLWWKWKIDPFSVDAVLIYAQRGHGRRASLYSDYTFAVWNAPPGTPDRALVPFAKAYSGLSDEEMRKVDAIIRKTTVETFGPVRSVKPTLVFELGFEGIALSKRHKSGIAVRFPRMLRWRLDKPVDEADDLASLQALLV